The Naumovozyma dairenensis CBS 421 chromosome 1, complete genome genomic interval GTGGAAGAAAGTTTCCGTCATCTTGGTTAGTGATGGAAGAGCTAAAGTGAATCAAGGTGCTTTAGATTACTTAGCCGCGTTAGGTGTCTATCAAGAAGATATGGCTAAAGCTTCAGTTAATGGTGATCCCGTTAAGGCtcatatttttgaattgacCACACAAGTTTCCATTGATGCAGACTTGAATTATGTTTCTAAAAATATTGTTCCAGTACAATTGGTATTTTGTCTTAAGGAggaaaataagaaaaaaattaactcCCATCGTTGGTTATTTAATGCATTTTGTCCAGTTTTACAACCAACTGTAGTGGCATTAGTTGATGTCGGTACACGTTTAAATCATACGGCAATTTATCATCTATGGAAAGTATTTGATAGAGATTCTAATGTTGGAGGTGCCGCTGGTCAAATTATAACGATGAAGGGTAAATATGGGTCCAAGTTATTAAATCCATTAGTCGCGTCacaaaattttgaatataagATCTCAAATATCTTGGATAAACCCCTGGAAAGTGTTTTCGGTTATATTTCCGTGTTACCGGGAGCTCTTTCAGCTTATAGATACCGtgctttgaaaaatcacGAAGATGGTACAGGTCCGTTaaattcttattttttggGTGAAACGCAAGACGGTAGTGAACATGATGTTTTCACGGCAAATATGTATTTAGCAGAAGATAGAATCTTATGTTGGGAATTAGTTGCTAAAAGAAATTCTAAATGGGTTTTAAAGTATGTTAAAGAAGCTACCGGTGAAACAGATGTCCCTGAAGAAGTCCCTGAATTTATTTCACAAAGAAGACGTTGGTTAAATGGTGCTATGTTTGCAGCTTTATATGCTCAATTGCATTTCTTCcaaatttggaaaactAGACATTCTGTGACACGTAAATTTTTCCTAcatattgaattcatttatcaatttattcaaatgtTATTCTCTTGGTTTTCTATTGCAAATTTCGTGTTAACATTTTACTACTTAGCAGGTTCATTGAATACAACAATTAAACATGGTGAAGcattattcattttcttcaaatatttaatattttgtgATTTAGCCAGTTTGTTTATCATTTCAATGGGTAACAGACCACAAGGTGCCAAACATTTATTTATCACATCTATGGTCATTTTAACGGTATGTGCTGCCTATTCAGTTATTTGTGGGTTTGTATTTGCCATTAAAGTGTTACGTGACAATGAAAATTCCAATAATGTATTCTTAAATGTTGttgtatcattattatcgaCATATGGACTTTACATGTTTTCATCTATCATGTATTTGGATCCATGGCACATGTTTACCTCTTCTTTCCAATATTTCTTTACCTTACCGGCTTTCACGTGTACTTTACAAGTTTTCGCATTTTGTAATACACATGATGTTTCATGGGGTACTAAAGGTTCTAATAAGGAGACTAAGCAACTGTCAAAAGCTATTGTTGTTCAAGGACCAGACGGGAAACAAATTGTTGAGACTAGTTGGCCACAAGAAGTGGATAAGAAATTTATGGAAATAAAGAGTCGTTTAAAGGAAGTAGAGTTTGAAGAAACTACAACGGATCCAGCACAAGAAAGGAACGATTACTATAGAGATATTAGAACTAGAATAGTTATGATTTGGATGTTATCTAATTTGATCTTGATTATGGCTATCATTCAAGCCTTTTCTCCTGAAAAGACTAACAATGGATACTTAATCTTTATCTTATGGTCTGTTGCAGGGTTGGCTTTATTTAGAGTCATCGGTTCAATGGGATTCTTATTCATGCAATATTTGAGGGCCATTGTAAGCTTTAGGAATAAGGCGGAAATCAATGGGTCATGGAACCTTCCTAGCGTgaataatatcttcaacAGAGGAGCATGAACAGTGCAAAGCAACCAGAACTTTAGaccaacaaaaaaacaataaatcaaattgCCAAAATTAATACCATATGTAAACtaattattcaaaaaaaaataagcaATAATAACCTCAAATACCTTTTAAAAGgtcaatatattattatagtcTATACAGTTGTATATATTTCCCTCGTATGGTTCCAACTTGGGCGGCTAACTGCGGGAAGATAAGGAATCCCCCACACAGGCGCAAGAGGCTTCAGAGGCGGGGGAAGTCTGTTTCTATTTTAAACAAACGATTTTGTTCGAAATTTCCTCTTTGGGAAacatattgatatttttgagaaagagaaagacAATACGccaattattttttacaagaatttttcaatttagaaAACAAAACCAAAAACAAGTGGAATTAAAAGTGTTTGTATTCGTGGAGAGCTCATAGCAAGACACAATTgtaataagaagaagaaaaagcaAAGGTTACTCTTCTCAGTTTTTGAAGTTTTGACGAAAACGCAAGGACTAAAAACGCTAAAAGAAACTGTTTACTTTCTCGATAGCAAGAAGCGATGCTCGAACCtcaaaatgatgatgactaTTATCTGAACGTACCTCACGATGAAGAATCATTACTCCGTTCAAGATCAAGTGTAGGTTCAAATGCTGCTCCTCATAGACAAGGATCACTAGTGAGACCTGAAAGGAATAGGTTCGATAATCCTGAAAATcctcattattattatgttcAAAAGacacaacaacaaaaggATCACTTGAGTGTACTGCCCTCGACTACTGGGTTGAATCCTACTTTGAATCGTACTCGTGGGTCTATTCGTTCTCAAAGTCAAAAAAGTAGCCATTTCCATGATAATGTTAATGCTGATGAGGAGTTCCCATTGAATGATTTCTCTTCCCGCGGTACAAACAGATCAActgataaagaaattggaaaaggTGACGTGAGAATATTAGATCAAGATGAAGTGGACGCAGAAGAAGCGGATGAGGATGACGGATTCATGGTTAACAATGCTCCAAGGAAGAAAACCTTGAGAAGAGAACTTGATACATCACTTACTCCATGGCAACTATATTGCTACTTGTTAACATTTTGGATACCTACTCCCCTAATGAGAATGTGTGGGATGCCCAAAAAGGAAAGACAAATGGCATGGAGAGAAAAGATTGCATTGATATCTGTCATCTTTTATATCGGTGCCATCGTCGCATATATTACATTCGGTTTTACAAAGACAGTTTGTGGAGATCAAAAATTACGtttaagaaataatgaaatttcaGCTTCATATATTACAATAAATGGGAAAGCATACGAGTTAGACGCTACAGGACGTGCAGATGGTACTGATTTAGAAGCTggtgaaaaaaaaatatatggGCCTTGGACGGCTGCTGGAAAGGATGCATCTTTCCTTTACCAAAATGTTAATGGTAACTGTCTTGATATTATAGTCCCAAAGGAGGACTCCATTATCCCTCacgatgaagaaaataagtTGGCTTGGTATTTCCCTTGTAGATTGATTAATCAAGATGGTTCTTCAAAACCGAATTTTACCACTATAAATTATCCTGGTTGGGGTTGTCATACCACAGAAGACGAAAGGAAAGCATATTATAATATGCAAAGTGTGGCTGATGTTTATTTCTCATGGGATGACATTAAA includes:
- the CHS2 gene encoding chitin synthase CHS2 (similar to Saccharomyces cerevisiae CHS2 (YBR038W); ancestral locus Anc_3.224), yielding MTRNPFMVEPSNGSPKRNNTLTRFHTNTSSTSPWSPRNQQEYSVDSNEQQQHHQQYYPDNTSSEYDNSRNFQGLPQSPSRAALRYSPDRRHRTQFYRDSAHNSPVNMNRYTANLKESPTRPSDVVLQFHEEKVNRNVDVADLVDSYYSDRPNLNEASPHIENLYSNSRRFSQNSKLTFSTTSTATRSSFFDDEDQKEKKYKDDDDGSSVFSSDTFTETRFELNHPIRRDYVRRANSESKRRPFPAGSSTSSSSMNGTGKMEKTILKLDNPIPRGLLDTLPRRDSPEFVEMRYTACTVEPDEFLEAGYSLRFAEMNRECQIVICITMYNEDKVSLARTLHSIMKNVAHLCNRPKSHVWNKDGWKKVSVILVSDGRAKVNQGALDYLAALGVYQEDMAKASVNGDPVKAHIFELTTQVSIDADLNYVSKNIVPVQLVFCLKEENKKKINSHRWLFNAFCPVLQPTVVALVDVGTRLNHTAIYHLWKVFDRDSNVGGAAGQIITMKGKYGSKLLNPLVASQNFEYKISNILDKPLESVFGYISVLPGALSAYRYRALKNHEDGTGPLNSYFLGETQDGSEHDVFTANMYLAEDRILCWELVAKRNSKWVLKYVKEATGETDVPEEVPEFISQRRRWLNGAMFAALYAQLHFFQIWKTRHSVTRKFFLHIEFIYQFIQMLFSWFSIANFVLTFYYLAGSLNTTIKHGEALFIFFKYLIFCDLASLFIISMGNRPQGAKHLFITSMVILTVCAAYSVICGFVFAIKVLRDNENSNNVFLNVVVSLLSTYGLYMFSSIMYLDPWHMFTSSFQYFFTLPAFTCTLQVFAFCNTHDVSWGTKGSNKETKQLSKAIVVQGPDGKQIVETSWPQEVDKKFMEIKSRLKEVEFEETTTDPAQERNDYYRDIRTRIVMIWMLSNLILIMAIIQAFSPEKTNNGYLIFILWSVAGLALFRVIGSMGFLFMQYLRAIVSFRNKAEINGSWNLPSVNNIFNRGA